The Chryseobacterium sp. G0186 genome includes the window CTTGCCGTTGCGGATCTGATTAAGCAGGAAGTAAACGTAAAAGAACTACAGTTAATCAACGCTGAGGAAGCGTCTCATTTAATTGTAAAACAAATAAAACCTAACTTCAAAGCACTTGGTCCTAAATTAGGAAAAGACATGAAGGTAGTAGGTGCTGAAATCAGCAATCTTACCACAGAACAGATTTCCAGTCTTGAAAAAGAAGGAAAACTTGATGTTCAGGGATATGAGATCACTCTTGATGACGTGGAAATCTCTACCAAAGACATCCCGGGATGGACAGTAACTTCCGACGGAAAAACTACTGTGGCATTAGATTTGACATTAACCGATGAGTTAAAGTCCGAAGGTATTGCAAGAGAGTTCATCAACAGAATTCAAAACATGCGAAAAGAGAAAGATTTTGAGCTTACAGACAGAATAAATATCTTCATTGAACAGGATTCACCATTCCTTGAAGATATAAAGAAAAATGAAGAATATATTTCTTCTGAAGTCTTGTCAAGTAAAATAGAAATTGTATCTTCACTTTCAAATTTTAACGAAATCGAAATAGATGAGGTTAATTTTAAGATAAATGTCGAGAAAAATTAACATGTAGTTATTGTATTTCAAATTCCATTTCATAATTTTATTAAAAAAGAGAAAAGAATATGTCAGACGAAAGAGTTAGATACAGCGATGCTGATTTACAGGAATTTAGAGCGATCATAAAAGAAAAAATAGAAAAAGCAGAGAAAGATCTTCAGCTAATCAGAGAAAGTTTCATCAATGACCAGAATAATGGTACGGATGACACTTCACCTACATTCAAAGCCTTTGAAGAAGGTGCAGAAACTTTGAGCAAAGAGCAGAACTCTATCTTGGCAGGAAGACAGGAAAAATTCGTTCGTGATCTGAAAAATGCTTTAATCAGAATCGAAAACAAAACGTATGGTGTTTGTAGAGTAACAGGGAAATTAATTCCTAAGGAAAGACTTTTAGCCGTTCCTCATGCTACACTGAGCATCGAAGCGAAAAATATGCAGAAATAGCCGCAAGGTTTGTAAAATAATATTGGGTTTATATGGTATTCATGGATACTTTATAAACCTAATTTTTAATGTATACCCATGAGCGAAGTATTAATTTTGGTCATCATTGTTGCCGCAGTTGTATTGTTCTTCAACAGGGAATGGATCAAAAACAGATTTTTTCCGAAGAAGCACACCAACTACACGATTGATGATCAGTTTAATTCTGACAAACGCGACAGGGAGAAAGAAATCGACAGACTTTTGAGTAAGATGGGTAAAAACGGGGTCAATGACTTATCAGAAAGAGAAAGAAAGCGACTCGACGAGTTATCCAAAATGTAAATATTAAATATAAGAAATGGAATCTATCATAGTACATCCAAAAAATGCAATGGAGCTTAGCGCACTGAAAGGTGTTTTGAAAGAAATGAACATTAAATTTGAAAAGGCTCATGTCAAAAGCTCATTTAATGGACAAAAGGTGATCAAAAAGGCAAGCGATCAAAAAAATACAAGACCAGCTACGAAACCTTCAAAACCTAAAGGAGAGTAATGAAAAAGATCTTAGCGATTACATTTTTGGTATTGTTAATTGACCAGGCTTCAAAAATCTATATTAAAACCCATTTCAATCTGGATGACAGCATCTCTGTGTTGCCAGGTTTTAAACTGACTTTCGTAGAAAATCCGGGAATGGCTTATGGTCTTCATTTCGGTGGGGTGATCGGAAAATATTTCCTGGTAATCCTAAGAATTTTTCTGATTGGAGGAATGGTTTATATGTTTAAAAAATGGCTTAAAGAGGGAGCATCCAACTATCTTTTAATTCCAATGGCCATTATTTTTGCAGGAGCTATCGGAAATTTAATTGACGGAGTCTTTTATGGAATGATCTTCGACAGCGGAACGGTATATGACCCAAGTATTGACCGATGGATTGGCTATGGCGGGATCTCAAAGTTTGTTCCTTTTGGACAGGGGTATTCTACTTTTATGAGGGGTTGTGTGGTTGACATGCTTCATTTCCCGTTGGTAGACTGGGATGTTCCTGAAAGTATCCCTTTGATTGGAGGAAAGCATATTGAATTCTTCAAATACATCTTCAATGTTGCTGATTCAGCCATTACCGTAGGAGCCGCTTTCCTGTTGATCTTCAGAAAAAAAGCTTTCCCGAACGGCCTTGAGTTTTAAAAAATTTCCTTTGAATGAAAAAAATCATCAAAAATATTTTTAAATTTTTCCTGCTTCTTCTCGTTGCAGGAATTATTTTTATTGCCTGGGCGAACTACAGCATCAAAAAAGAGAGTGCAGCGTATGTATCCTATCAACTGGCTGATGTTCCTCAGACAAAGACCGCTGTATTGCTGGGTACAGGAAAGAATCTAAGCAACGGTATGCCAAATGCGTATTTCTACAACCGAATTCAGGCCGCCACAGATCTATACAAAAGTGGAAAAGTACAATACATTATCGTAAGCGGGGACAATAGTTCCAAGGATTATAATGAACCGGAAGATATGCAGATCGCCTTAGTTCAGCATGGAATTCCTCAGGATAGGATTATTTTGGATCATGCCGGATTCAGAACGCTGGATTCTGTTGTAAGGGCAAAGGACATCTTCGGGCAGAATAAATTGGTGATCATTTCCCAGAAATTCCACAATGAAAGAGCAGTGTTTCTCGCTCAGAAAAACGGAATGGAAGCCTTTGGTTACAATGCAGAAGATGTGAATAAATATGCAGGTTTTAAGACCAATCTGCGGGAATATCTTGCAAAGGCCAAAGCATATTGGGACCTGATGTTTGGAGTAGAGCCTAAATTTGGTGGTGAGAAGATTGTAATTCCTTAACTTAGGTCTTATGAAAACGATCTGGTTTTTATATTAATCTGAAAACATACAAGAGCAATACAATTATCCGTTTTGTTTCGGAATTCATTACTATAACGCAATTAGAAAGTAATTTTGCTTAAATTTGCAATTCATTAATTTTTAAATATAAATTTTAAACAAATGTCAAGAATTCTTACCGGCATTCAAGCCACCGGAACCCCCCATCTTGGAAATCTTCTTGGGGCGATTATTCCTGCTATCGAACTTTCTAAGCAGGAGGAAAATGAATCATTTTTATTTATCGCCAACCTTCATACGCTTACGCAGATTAAAGATGCGGAAGTATTGAGACAGAATACCTACGAGATTGCTGCGGCTTGGCTTGCTTGTGGACTGGATACAGAAAAAACGTTCTTTTACAGACAGAGTGATATCCCTGAAACCTGTGAACTGACTTGGCATTTATCATGTTTTTTTCCTTACCAAAGATTAACGCTTGCTCATTCATTTAAAGATAAGGCAGACAGGCTTCAGGACGTGAACGCCGGGCTATTTACCTATCCGATTCTGATGGCAGCTGATATTTTACTGTACGACGCAGAGATTGTTCCTGTAGGAAAAGACCAGCTTCAGCATCTGGAGATCGCGAGAGATGTTGCTTCAAGGTTCAATAACCAAATGGGT containing:
- a CDS encoding TraR/DksA family transcriptional regulator; its protein translation is MSDERVRYSDADLQEFRAIIKEKIEKAEKDLQLIRESFINDQNNGTDDTSPTFKAFEEGAETLSKEQNSILAGRQEKFVRDLKNALIRIENKTYGVCRVTGKLIPKERLLAVPHATLSIEAKNMQK
- a CDS encoding DUF6576 domain-containing protein → MSEVLILVIIVAAVVLFFNREWIKNRFFPKKHTNYTIDDQFNSDKRDREKEIDRLLSKMGKNGVNDLSERERKRLDELSKM
- a CDS encoding vancomycin high temperature exclusion protein is translated as MKKIIKNIFKFFLLLLVAGIIFIAWANYSIKKESAAYVSYQLADVPQTKTAVLLGTGKNLSNGMPNAYFYNRIQAATDLYKSGKVQYIIVSGDNSSKDYNEPEDMQIALVQHGIPQDRIILDHAGFRTLDSVVRAKDIFGQNKLVIISQKFHNERAVFLAQKNGMEAFGYNAEDVNKYAGFKTNLREYLAKAKAYWDLMFGVEPKFGGEKIVIP
- the trpS gene encoding tryptophan--tRNA ligase; the encoded protein is MSRILTGIQATGTPHLGNLLGAIIPAIELSKQEENESFLFIANLHTLTQIKDAEVLRQNTYEIAAAWLACGLDTEKTFFYRQSDIPETCELTWHLSCFFPYQRLTLAHSFKDKADRLQDVNAGLFTYPILMAADILLYDAEIVPVGKDQLQHLEIARDVASRFNNQMGEVFVLPQSELQENTKYVPGTDGRKMSKSMGNIINIFLPEKELKKQVMSIESDSKSLEDPKDPATDKTFQIYELIATPEQTEELRAKYLAGNFGYGHAKKELLDLILVRFEKEREVFNYYMTHLDELEAKLQEGAQKTRPVALETLKRVRTSLGF
- a CDS encoding lipoprotein signal peptidase; translation: MKKILAITFLVLLIDQASKIYIKTHFNLDDSISVLPGFKLTFVENPGMAYGLHFGGVIGKYFLVILRIFLIGGMVYMFKKWLKEGASNYLLIPMAIIFAGAIGNLIDGVFYGMIFDSGTVYDPSIDRWIGYGGISKFVPFGQGYSTFMRGCVVDMLHFPLVDWDVPESIPLIGGKHIEFFKYIFNVADSAITVGAAFLLIFRKKAFPNGLEF
- a CDS encoding DUF2683 family protein, whose product is MESIIVHPKNAMELSALKGVLKEMNIKFEKAHVKSSFNGQKVIKKASDQKNTRPATKPSKPKGE